From Actinomycetota bacterium:
GCCCGCCACGTGTACCGTCACCCGCCCGAACCCCCGCGTCACCACGAGCGGGTACAGGCCGGCCAGGAGCGCCAGCGCCGCCGCCAGCTGCGCCCACGCCGACCAGGGCGGCGCCCCGACGGGGAGGTGACCGCGGGCCCACCCGACGGTCAGGACCGGGAGGAGCAGCCCGCCTATGAGCCAGCCGACCAGGTCCCGGCGCCTCTGGCTCCCGGGCACCCGTCGCGACCGGGCCGACGGGTGACGCTTGCGCGCGGGCTCGTCGCCGTCCCACGCCTGCAGCTCCGCGGTCTCGACGTCGAGGGAGACCAGCCCGATGGCCGTGCCCCACTCGGCGGCGAGGTCCATCGTGTACCGCTTGTGCTCGGCGAGCAGGTTGGTCTGGATGCGCAGCTTCACCTGAGCGCGTCTCGACGAGCCGTGCAGCAGGTCGCTCTCGATCACGATGGCCGGGTCGGCCGCGCGCACGCGGGGCCGGGCGTCCTGGGGGACCGGGGACTCGAAGCGGACGACGACCACCACCGGGGTGCCTGGCACGACGCTGCGGGACACGATCCGGTCGGGCACCACCCTCAGCGGGACGTAGCGCGGGGCGGGTCGCGGTGGCGCCGCCTGGTCCGGCACGCGCTGCGTCGGGGGCGGGACGTCGTAGGCCTCCCGTTGCACCGGGTCGGCCAGGACGGCCCTCGCCTCGTTCAGGAGCGCCATCAGGTCGGAGGCGGCCCGGACGACGGGTTCCGGCGCGCCCGCGAGACGGTCCGGATGGCAGACCTGCGCGCGGGTCCGGTACGCCGACGCGATCTCCTCCGCCGATGCCCCCCGGGTGACGCCTAGGAGCCGGTAGTGGTCAAGCCGGCTCATCCCGCCCAGGGGAGCAGGTGCCAGGGCAGCAGGGACAGGCCGCCGATGAGCAGGAACGCTCCGGCCGGGCCGCCCGCCGCGGAGGCCAGGACCCGCCGGCCGAACGTGAGCGGCAGGACCGCCTGGAGCAGGTCCGCGATGGCCACCGACAGGACCGCCCAGCCCAGGGGTCCGAGGCTCCCGGCGCCCAGGGGCCAGCGCAGGACGCCGTCGATCATCCAGGTTCCGATCGACGCGACGGCGGCCAGGGGGGCGGCGACCGCCCAGCCGACCATGCCTATGGCGCGGATGGGAGCCGGGTCGGGCAGGACGTAGAGGCCGAGCAGCAGTCCTCCCACCGCGGCCACGGCGAGCTCCGCCCACGGGCTCGACCAGGAGAGCGGGTAACCCCCCACCCAGGGGCCGCCGTCGAAGTCGAGCCGGGTGGCCCGCATGCGTCGGGGCACGAGCGTCTTG
This genomic window contains:
- a CDS encoding J domain-containing protein — protein: MSRLDHYRLLGVTRGASAEEIASAYRTRAQVCHPDRLAGAPEPVVRAASDLMALLNEARAVLADPVQREAYDVPPPTQRVPDQAAPPRPAPRYVPLRVVPDRIVSRSVVPGTPVVVVVRFESPVPQDARPRVRAADPAIVIESDLLHGSSRRAQVKLRIQTNLLAEHKRYTMDLAAEWGTAIGLVSLDVETAELQAWDGDEPARKRHPSARSRRVPGSQRRRDLVGWLIGGLLLPVLTVGWARGHLPVGAPPWSAWAQLAAALALLAGLYPLVVTRGFGRVTVHVAG